From Mycobacteriales bacterium:
CCGAGCTTGTGCCCGACCATCGCCTCGGTGACGAAGACCGGGACGTGCTTGCGGCCGTCGTGCACCGCGATGGTGTGACCGAGCATCGTCGGCACGATCATCGAGCGGCGCGACCAGGTCTTGATCACGTTCTTGGTGCCCTTGTCGTTCTGGGCGTCCACCTTCTTGGCCAGGTGGTCGTCCACGAACGGGCCCTTTTTGAGACTGCGTGGCATCTGCGTCTACTCCTAGCGCCGCTTCGTGGCCTTGCGGCGGCGG
This genomic window contains:
- the rpsS gene encoding 30S ribosomal protein S19 — its product is MPRSLKKGPFVDDHLAKKVDAQNDKGTKNVIKTWSRRSMIVPTMLGHTIAVHDGRKHVPVFVTEAMVGHKLGEFAPTRTFRGHVKDERRSRRG